In Bythopirellula goksoeyrii, a single window of DNA contains:
- the corA gene encoding magnesium/cobalt transporter CorA, which yields MKHNLHNGGTNMFSKGYRRKTKPAARPGSILVPDGAIPPTIRMTCYSPTELEDNQNCAIDQVRQMRGKYPVQWVDIVGMGDEALFEQIGQLFGIHRLALEDVVNIPQRAKVETFKDHLFIVCQFPRHGRKHTFEQASFFIGKDFVISWREHPSDCFDTIRDRLQFTGRALRDSGTDYLMYALLDALIDSYFPSLERIGEAIDRIDVELEAGPSRPLIIRLHGLRHDLRLLRRIVWPLRDAVDSLTNRHDWLIAPETSIYLRDCHDHVIRIIDSLESYREACSDLRDFYSTEVGNRMNEVMKVLTIISTIFIPLSFLAGLYGMNFNPEVSGWNMPELEWRFGYPAILFVMAAMSIGQLLFFKRKGWLSSFTTTNHKSNGNRTD from the coding sequence ATGAAGCACAACTTGCACAATGGCGGTACGAACATGTTCTCCAAGGGCTATCGGCGCAAAACGAAGCCGGCAGCTCGTCCCGGATCCATACTAGTTCCTGATGGGGCAATCCCACCCACAATTCGCATGACCTGCTATAGCCCGACCGAATTGGAGGACAATCAGAACTGCGCTATTGACCAAGTCCGCCAAATGCGTGGCAAGTATCCCGTCCAATGGGTTGATATCGTCGGCATGGGTGACGAGGCCCTTTTTGAGCAGATCGGCCAACTTTTTGGCATCCATCGCTTGGCACTCGAAGATGTTGTGAACATCCCTCAACGAGCCAAGGTCGAGACCTTTAAGGACCATCTCTTTATCGTGTGTCAGTTTCCCCGCCATGGGAGAAAGCATACGTTTGAGCAGGCCAGCTTCTTTATCGGCAAAGACTTCGTAATCAGCTGGCGGGAGCACCCAAGCGATTGTTTCGACACGATTCGCGATCGTTTGCAATTCACTGGCCGCGCATTGCGAGACTCGGGAACGGACTATTTGATGTACGCGTTGCTCGACGCGCTAATCGACAGTTACTTTCCTTCTCTGGAGAGAATTGGCGAAGCCATTGATCGAATTGACGTTGAACTGGAAGCAGGGCCCTCACGCCCCTTGATCATCCGCCTGCACGGATTGAGGCACGACCTAAGGCTCCTGCGACGAATCGTATGGCCTCTTCGCGACGCGGTCGATTCGCTGACGAACCGACACGACTGGCTTATTGCTCCTGAAACAAGTATTTATCTTCGGGATTGCCACGATCATGTCATAAGAATCATTGATTCGCTAGAAAGCTATCGCGAAGCCTGTTCCGATCTGCGCGACTTTTACTCAACAGAAGTTGGCAACCGCATGAATGAAGTGATGAAGGTGCTGACAATCATCTCGACGATCTTTATTCCTCTGAGTTTCCTGGCAGGTTTGTACGGCATGAATTTCAATCCAGAAGTCTCCGGCTGGAACATGCCCGAACTAGAATGGCGATTTGGCTATCCGGCGATATTGTTCGTCATGGCGGCTATGTCAATCGGCCAGTTGCTTTTCTTTAAACGAAAAGGCTGGTTGAGCTCTTTCACGACAACAAATCATAAGTCAAATGGGAACAGAACTGACTAA